A region of the Kribbella sp. NBC_01245 genome:
GCGCGCGGACCACGTCGACGCCATCGACGCATCGCCCGACATGATCGACCAGGCGAAGAACCTCAGCCCGTCCCAGGCCAACATCCGCTGGATCCTCGGCGACGTACTGCAAGCCGATCTTCACCCCGACGGGTACGACGTCGTCACGGCCGTTTCGAGCCTGCACCACCTCCCGTTGCGAGAGGGGTTGCAGCGCCTCGCTGGGCTGGTCCGGCCGAACGGCGTACTCGTGGTGATCGGTCATTCCCAGGGCGCGACGCCTGCCGACCGGGCGCTCGAGGTGGTGAACCTGGCCGGGAATGCGGCCATGGGGGCATACCTGGCGGTGCGCGGAAGGGCCGGGAAGCCGCACGACGACGGCATGCCGATCAAGGAACCGTCCGACACCCTCGCGGAGATCCAGCAGGAGGCGGCCGCCCAGATGCCCGGCGTGCGGATTCGGCGTCGGTTGTACTGGCGATATTCGTTGCTCTGGCGGCGTCCCGGCGGGACATACTGACGAGATGACCAGCACCGACGGGGAGCACTTCGGCTCGTTCAAGACCGCGGATATCGACCGGCAGGACGCGGCCCGGCTCGCGTTCGTACTCGACGCCATCGCGGCCAAACCGGCCGTCCAGACCCTCAAGGCGTGGGCCCTCGCGGCGCTG
Encoded here:
- a CDS encoding class I SAM-dependent methyltransferase produces the protein MWIPPLPRALQWDHNAYYHRWLLDQIPRHGGRMLDVGCGHGVLARHLSERADHVDAIDASPDMIDQAKNLSPSQANIRWILGDVLQADLHPDGYDVVTAVSSLHHLPLREGLQRLAGLVRPNGVLVVIGHSQGATPADRALEVVNLAGNAAMGAYLAVRGRAGKPHDDGMPIKEPSDTLAEIQQEAAAQMPGVRIRRRLYWRYSLLWRRPGGTY